A region of Capsicum annuum cultivar UCD-10X-F1 unplaced genomic scaffold, UCD10Xv1.1 ctg58072, whole genome shotgun sequence DNA encodes the following proteins:
- the LOC124893360 gene encoding secoisolariciresinol dehydrogenase-like produces the protein KSDYENFKKVFDVNVFGALMCAKHAARVMIPIKKGVIIFTSSVASVTYGDVAHTYLASKHAIVGLAKNLGVELGQHGIRVNCVSPFGVVTPMLMNGLGINEKNKAEEFVCQIANLKGTTLEAKDVAQTTLYLASDESKYVSGMNIVIDGGYSTTNIALKQGIKKMAILNE, from the coding sequence AAATCCGACTACGAAAATTTCAAAAAGGTATTCGACGTGAATGTCTTCGGCGCGTTAATGTGTGCCAAACACGCTGCACGTGTGATGATTCCGATCAAAAAAGGTGTCATTATTTTCACCTCGAGTGTCGCGTCGGTCACCTATGGTGACGTGGCGCACACTTATTTGGCCTCGAAGCACGCGATAGTGGGCCTAGCCAAGAATTTGGGGGTTGAATTAGGACAACATGGAATTAGAGTGAATTGTGTTTCACCATTTGGTGTTGTAACACCAATGTTGATGAATGGTCTTGGaattaatgagaaaaataagGCTGAAGAATTTGTATGTCAAATTGCAAACCTTAAAGGGACAACTTTGGAGGCTAAGGATGTTGCACAAACAACATTGTACCTTGCTAGTGATGAATCAAAGTACGTAAGTGGTATGAATATTGTAATTGATGGTGGATATAGTACTACAAATATTGCTCTTAAACAAGGTATTAAGAAGATGGCAATCTTGAATGa